A region of Roseobacter litoralis Och 149 DNA encodes the following proteins:
- a CDS encoding alpha/beta hydrolase: MHQDEVLLVHGLGCQGTVWDPLRAYLDARGMICHAPTLLKAHRPKRLSELKAPAKGLDEFVSEVRSLCRASTSRTGRPPVVIGHSMGGLIAQIVAAEGLCTKAVFLAPAPPKAIPNRSPWMLWCFANVLFSGDTARFHKAWRRGARDVLLYPLSKRRQDRALRDMVYEPGQLFADMTKGIDIAPDSLRIPTLTVAAGRDRAVPATVVRRIAEYYSVSPVPSTFRMYPRSGHWLLDDPHSAELYGDLADWIEASSATVPSTVSL, encoded by the coding sequence ATGCATCAGGATGAAGTCCTTTTGGTCCACGGACTGGGATGTCAGGGCACTGTTTGGGACCCGCTACGAGCCTACCTCGACGCGCGAGGGATGATATGTCACGCGCCGACCTTACTCAAAGCGCATCGGCCAAAGCGTCTGTCCGAGTTGAAAGCGCCTGCAAAGGGATTGGACGAATTCGTCTCGGAGGTCCGCTCATTATGCCGGGCGTCAACGTCGCGGACAGGCCGACCTCCTGTCGTAATTGGTCACTCCATGGGGGGGCTCATTGCGCAGATCGTGGCAGCGGAGGGTCTTTGCACAAAGGCAGTGTTCCTCGCCCCGGCACCGCCCAAGGCGATACCGAACCGATCACCTTGGATGCTTTGGTGTTTCGCAAATGTACTTTTTTCCGGAGACACAGCGCGGTTTCACAAAGCTTGGCGTCGTGGTGCGAGGGATGTGCTTCTCTACCCGCTTTCGAAACGTCGGCAAGATCGAGCATTGCGTGACATGGTTTACGAGCCCGGGCAGCTCTTTGCTGATATGACCAAGGGCATCGACATCGCGCCAGATAGCCTGCGCATCCCAACGCTGACCGTTGCTGCCGGTCGGGACCGCGCGGTGCCTGCGACGGTCGTGCGGCGGATTGCGGAGTACTATTCGGTGTCGCCCGTGCCTTCTACGTTTCGGATGTATCCACGAAGTGGCCATTGGCTCCTTGACGATCCGCACAGTGCGGAGCTGTACGGAGATCTGGCGGATTGGATAGAAGCTTCCAGTGCCACGGTGCCGAGTACTGTTTCGCTGTGA
- a CDS encoding helix-turn-helix domain-containing protein yields the protein MTMTAPSRIAQVCNRIEADLAAPWRTADLAREAGMTHHHFQRQFAAYTGKTVAGYIRSRRLKRAAILLHDMQARITDITLKTLPVTVLGWPVVTLPIGRDSNGCQWVRNWSVSRV from the coding sequence ATGACCATGACGGCACCATCGCGCATCGCACAGGTCTGTAACAGGATTGAGGCGGACCTTGCAGCACCCTGGCGCACCGCAGACCTCGCGCGTGAGGCCGGAATGACGCATCATCACTTCCAACGGCAATTCGCAGCCTACACCGGCAAAACTGTGGCAGGTTACATTCGCAGTCGTCGGTTAAAGCGCGCTGCAATCCTGCTGCATGACATGCAAGCGCGTATAACTGACATCACGCTTAAAACCCTGCCGGTGACAGTGCTGGGCTGGCCTGTGGTCACGCTTCCCATCGGGCGGGACTCAAATGGTTGCCAATGGGTGCGCAATTGGTCGGTAAGCCGAGTTTAG
- a CDS encoding CatB-related O-acetyltransferase, protein MPFALPDPKRRNPLLFPDGSHDPATVFLNQVIDHPNIEIGDWTYYHDRRLPQDYAETLAPYLFQGAPERLIIGRFCQIAQGVEFITATANHPMSGVSTYPFAIFDPPRFASYRSDLPRGHDTIVGNDCWIGRRATLLPGAELGNGVIVAANAVVRGKIPDYAIVGGNPAEVIRMRYTEQDIETLLGLRWWDWPTKAIENAIPAIEAGDVAGLRAAAP, encoded by the coding sequence ATGCCATTTGCTCTGCCAGACCCGAAACGTCGAAACCCCCTCCTCTTTCCTGACGGGTCACACGATCCTGCAACCGTCTTTCTCAATCAGGTCATCGATCATCCCAATATCGAGATCGGTGACTGGACATATTATCATGACCGACGCCTGCCCCAGGACTATGCGGAAACTCTTGCACCTTATCTGTTTCAGGGGGCCCCCGAACGCCTTATCATCGGGCGTTTTTGCCAGATCGCGCAGGGTGTAGAGTTCATCACGGCGACCGCAAACCATCCGATGTCCGGTGTCTCAACCTACCCTTTTGCAATTTTTGATCCCCCTCGGTTCGCAAGCTACCGATCGGACCTTCCTCGCGGGCACGACACGATCGTCGGCAATGATTGCTGGATTGGACGTCGCGCGACACTCTTGCCCGGCGCAGAACTTGGAAACGGCGTTATCGTAGCCGCAAATGCAGTTGTCCGCGGAAAAATCCCTGACTATGCCATCGTTGGCGGCAACCCGGCGGAGGTTATCCGCATGCGCTACACCGAGCAGGATATCGAAACGCTGCTTGGGCTTCGCTGGTGGGACTGGCCGACGAAGGCGATCGAGAACGCTATTCCAGCCATCGAGGCCGGAGATGTGGCGGGCTTGCGCGCCGCAGCACCGTAA
- a CDS encoding nuclear transport factor 2 family protein — MKGTHPNIDVIARIDTADMIASADVFHSDVVWHFFNPDAPELAGSYKGMAGIADFFQKVRSYGEGNFVIQPHAVQAVGDELVVVHSRNQLGKGEKVMEFDVVVVWRILDGKVSEVWDIPAKQTA, encoded by the coding sequence ATGAAAGGCACTCATCCAAACATCGACGTTATCGCAAGGATCGACACGGCTGACATGATCGCCAGTGCGGACGTGTTTCATTCAGACGTCGTTTGGCATTTTTTCAACCCCGACGCGCCGGAATTGGCAGGATCTTACAAAGGTATGGCTGGAATTGCCGATTTCTTCCAGAAGGTCCGTAGTTACGGCGAAGGGAATTTTGTGATTCAGCCGCATGCCGTTCAGGCTGTTGGAGACGAGCTTGTGGTAGTGCATAGCCGCAACCAACTTGGAAAAGGTGAAAAAGTAATGGAGTTTGATGTGGTCGTGGTTTGGCGCATTCTCGACGGAAAGGTCTCGGAGGTTTGGGATATCCCTGCAAAGCAAACGGCCTGA
- a CDS encoding cysteine hydrolase family protein → MIDLQTVFWASGIFGESVKTKAKATILSEAEAAKTNRIPIIAVRQEWSIPSTQAIARLLMKGQAVAGTPGTEIASPFSDLADHVLVKRVQDAFETGELDKLLVGLDVGKLRIVGLDTNYCVAKTALAARQRGFEVEIVTRGVLSADTTAAEKTLNMLRTRLVTLD, encoded by the coding sequence ATGATTGATCTGCAAACCGTGTTCTGGGCGTCCGGGATTTTTGGCGAGAGCGTGAAAACAAAGGCCAAAGCGACCATTCTATCAGAAGCTGAGGCTGCCAAGACAAATCGCATTCCAATCATTGCTGTCAGGCAGGAATGGTCAATCCCGTCAACGCAGGCCATTGCAAGGCTTTTGATGAAGGGTCAGGCGGTCGCAGGGACACCGGGCACTGAAATCGCCAGCCCTTTCAGCGATCTTGCCGACCACGTCCTTGTAAAACGCGTTCAGGACGCGTTCGAGACCGGTGAGTTAGACAAGCTTCTCGTGGGTTTGGACGTTGGAAAGCTCCGTATTGTTGGGCTTGATACCAATTACTGTGTGGCCAAGACCGCGCTGGCCGCACGCCAGCGCGGATTTGAAGTAGAGATCGTCACGCGCGGTGTATTGTCTGCGGATACCACTGCTGCGGAAAAAACCCTCAATATGCTGCGGACCCGGCTTGTGACGCTGGACTAA
- a CDS encoding MarR family winged helix-turn-helix transcriptional regulator, translating to MDKDEQLYRLIWLSRPLMQAAEAVVERGLDGTGLTVRTRAILEILSTHGEATVPDIARALEINRQYVQLMVNETLAEKLTIKQANPRHKTSTKIALTQKGRALIEKVVCNEMELVRAMAEHLKSTDIETALVVTSTLIERLKSNTGEPRK from the coding sequence ATGGATAAAGATGAACAACTCTACAGGCTGATATGGCTATCGCGCCCGCTGATGCAGGCTGCGGAAGCCGTTGTCGAGCGCGGTCTGGACGGTACCGGGCTGACGGTCAGAACGCGCGCAATTCTTGAAATTCTCTCCACGCATGGTGAGGCGACGGTCCCCGATATCGCGCGCGCGCTGGAGATAAACCGACAGTATGTCCAGTTGATGGTCAACGAAACCCTTGCAGAGAAGCTGACAATCAAACAAGCGAATCCACGTCATAAAACGTCAACCAAGATCGCGCTGACGCAAAAGGGTCGTGCATTGATCGAGAAGGTTGTTTGCAACGAGATGGAGTTGGTCCGCGCGATGGCTGAACACCTCAAAAGCACCGATATTGAAACAGCTCTCGTTGTGACCTCAACGTTGATTGAACGACTTAAATCCAACACAGGAGAACCCCGAAAATGA
- a CDS encoding alpha-D-ribose 1-methylphosphonate 5-triphosphate diphosphatase yields the protein MNSPFSTSSLTKACDNGVSSDLCLANAQLVLQDQVLTGAVTIEQGVICDITEGDHVPTGAVDCASDLVLPGLVELHTDNVERHIEPRPEVDWPHLPALIAHDAELASTGITTVFDAMRVGSIHSGKGRYTDYARKLADELLAARAQGYFKISHFLHLRAEICSETLLEELAAFGPSDRVGIVSLMDHTPGQRQFRDLTALKTYVAKKRGMNDAEFAEHVETLLALQKRLGAKHEAGAVKEARRLGAVLASHDDTTADHVETSAGNGVGFAEFPTTVEAAKACRVNGIAVMMGAPNLIRGGSHSGNVAAEDLARADLLDIVSSDYVPSALLLSAFRLADIWNDLPRAIATVTSNPADAVRLQDRGALKTGLRGDVLRVRKIEQTPLLRGVWSQGNRVG from the coding sequence ATGAATTCCCCTTTTTCCACGTCCTCTTTGACAAAGGCTTGTGACAATGGTGTGTCAAGCGATCTATGTCTCGCCAATGCGCAGCTTGTTTTGCAAGATCAAGTGCTTACCGGTGCGGTGACAATCGAACAAGGCGTCATTTGCGACATTACTGAGGGGGATCATGTCCCGACCGGTGCCGTGGATTGTGCCAGTGATCTCGTTCTTCCCGGTCTTGTCGAACTGCATACAGACAATGTCGAACGCCATATCGAACCGCGCCCGGAGGTGGACTGGCCACATTTGCCCGCCCTGATCGCGCATGATGCAGAACTGGCGTCCACCGGTATCACGACGGTATTTGACGCCATGCGGGTGGGCTCCATCCACAGCGGCAAGGGTCGCTACACCGACTACGCCCGAAAGCTTGCGGATGAACTCCTCGCAGCGCGCGCGCAAGGGTATTTCAAGATCAGTCATTTCCTGCATCTGCGGGCTGAAATCTGTTCAGAGACGCTGCTTGAAGAATTGGCGGCGTTCGGACCCTCAGACAGGGTCGGCATCGTCAGCCTGATGGATCACACCCCGGGCCAGCGCCAGTTTCGTGACCTGACGGCGCTGAAAACCTATGTCGCCAAGAAACGCGGGATGAACGACGCGGAATTTGCCGAACATGTTGAGACCCTTTTGGCTTTGCAAAAACGCCTCGGGGCAAAACACGAGGCGGGTGCAGTGAAAGAGGCCCGCCGCCTTGGTGCAGTTCTGGCCAGCCACGATGATACCACGGCCGATCATGTCGAAACCTCCGCGGGAAACGGCGTGGGTTTTGCCGAGTTTCCCACGACGGTTGAGGCCGCCAAAGCCTGTCGCGTCAACGGCATTGCCGTCATGATGGGCGCACCCAACCTGATCCGCGGCGGATCGCATTCTGGAAATGTCGCGGCAGAAGATCTCGCAAGAGCCGATCTTCTCGACATTGTCTCGTCAGACTATGTGCCCTCGGCGCTGCTTCTGTCTGCCTTCCGCCTTGCAGATATCTGGAATGATCTGCCCCGCGCCATTGCAACAGTGACCAGTAACCCCGCAGACGCCGTGCGGTTGCAAGACCGTGGTGCTTTGAAAACAGGTTTGCGCGGTGATGTCTTGCGTGTGCGCAAAATCGAGCAAACGCCTCTGCTCCGCGGCGTCTGGAGCCAAGGCAACAGAGTTGGCTGA
- the phnN gene encoding phosphonate metabolism protein/1,5-bisphosphokinase (PRPP-forming) PhnN, which translates to MTRNATSGGRLIAVVGPSGVGKDSVMAGMRRAIPSLHVVRRVITRAPGLGGEDYDAASVAQFETMVEDGAFALHWGAHGLHYGIPVTVKHHLGQGTDCLVNFSRKALAQAGGMFPRLVVLNITAKPETLAQRLAARARETEEEISKRLAEADKPLPAGLEVIHLANDGPLSQTIARAADLLQPVSV; encoded by the coding sequence ATGACGCGGAACGCAACGTCCGGGGGACGCCTCATCGCGGTTGTCGGCCCATCGGGTGTCGGCAAGGACAGCGTTATGGCAGGCATGCGCCGCGCCATCCCCAGTTTACATGTGGTGCGCCGCGTTATCACCCGGGCGCCCGGTCTTGGCGGCGAAGACTACGACGCGGCGAGCGTGGCGCAATTTGAAACCATGGTTGAAGATGGCGCTTTTGCGCTGCATTGGGGCGCGCATGGTCTGCATTACGGCATTCCGGTCACCGTCAAGCACCACCTTGGACAGGGCACCGATTGCCTTGTTAATTTCTCCCGCAAAGCTTTGGCCCAAGCGGGCGGGATGTTTCCACGGCTCGTCGTTCTCAACATCACCGCGAAACCGGAAACGCTTGCGCAGCGTTTGGCCGCACGGGCCCGTGAGACGGAAGAGGAGATCAGCAAACGCCTTGCCGAGGCTGACAAACCCTTGCCCGCCGGGCTCGAGGTGATCCACCTCGCCAACGATGGCCCGCTGTCCCAGACCATCGCCCGGGCGGCGGACCTGCTTCAGCCAGTGAGTGTGTAG
- the phnL gene encoding phosphonate C-P lyase system protein PhnL translates to MIELKDVSKTFTLHNQGSAVIEVINDVSFAVAPGECVALTGASGAGKSTLMRMIYGNYLTQAGEIRIGGLDIVRSEPRDIIKLRRDVLGYVSQFLRVVPRVPTLDVVAEPLRALGVSTDEAQNRASALLTQLNIPERLWSLSPTTFSGGEQQRVNIARGFAHAYPAMLLDEPTASLDAANREVVLSLIEEAKARGAAIIGIFHDEAARARVCDREIDVGRFTPGMAA, encoded by the coding sequence ATGATTGAACTCAAAGACGTTTCCAAAACTTTTACCCTGCATAATCAGGGAAGTGCTGTGATTGAGGTGATCAACGATGTGTCCTTCGCGGTTGCCCCGGGGGAATGCGTGGCGCTCACCGGAGCCTCTGGTGCGGGTAAATCCACGCTGATGCGGATGATCTACGGCAATTACCTGACGCAGGCAGGTGAAATTCGCATTGGCGGTTTGGACATTGTTCGCTCTGAGCCGCGCGACATTATCAAATTGCGCCGTGACGTGCTGGGCTATGTAAGCCAGTTTCTGCGTGTGGTGCCGCGTGTCCCAACGCTCGATGTCGTGGCAGAGCCGCTGCGCGCTTTGGGCGTATCGACAGATGAAGCGCAGAACCGTGCATCGGCGCTTCTGACCCAACTGAACATCCCCGAAAGACTGTGGTCCCTTTCCCCCACAACCTTTTCGGGCGGCGAGCAACAGCGCGTGAATATTGCCCGTGGTTTTGCCCATGCCTACCCTGCGATGCTGCTTGATGAACCCACCGCGAGCCTCGACGCTGCAAACCGCGAGGTGGTGCTCTCCCTGATCGAAGAGGCCAAAGCGCGCGGCGCGGCCATCATCGGTATTTTCCATGATGAGGCCGCCCGTGCCCGCGTTTGTGATCGCGAAATTGATGTCGGCCGCTTTACCCCCGGAATGGCGGCATGA